Proteins from a single region of Candidatus Buchananbacteria bacterium CG10_big_fil_rev_8_21_14_0_10_42_9:
- a CDS encoding 2-oxoacid ferredoxin oxidoreductase (catalyzes the coenzyme A-dependent decarboxylation of 2-oxoacids, such as pyruvate and 2-oxoglutarate) — MAERKDFMNQNLPTWCPGCGNFGLWQGFIKAVSELGKEPHEVCMVFDIGCGGNGANWNHTYAFHSLHGRTLPVANAIKMTNHKLTVIADAGDGGGYGEGGNHFLHACRMNSDITYLVHDNQVYGLTTGQVTPTSEKGMKGKSTPQGLIETPLNPLQTAIVAGATFVARTYTGNIAHEVEIMKAAMSHKGFAVVDIFQPCVTYNKINTNQFFQQRTYELGDDWDPSDKNKALIKAGEVGEKIPLGIFFREERQTYEESLSQIQKKTLLEQKDDIPNISQFYQVFK; from the coding sequence ATGGCTGAGCGTAAAGATTTCATGAATCAAAATTTGCCGACATGGTGCCCAGGCTGCGGTAATTTTGGTCTATGGCAGGGGTTTATCAAGGCAGTTTCTGAGTTGGGCAAAGAGCCGCATGAAGTATGCATGGTATTTGATATCGGTTGTGGCGGAAATGGCGCGAATTGGAATCATACGTACGCTTTTCATAGTTTGCATGGGCGCACTTTGCCGGTGGCAAACGCGATTAAAATGACGAACCACAAATTAACGGTTATTGCCGATGCCGGTGATGGCGGGGGATACGGCGAAGGCGGAAATCACTTTTTGCATGCCTGCCGGATGAATTCCGATATTACGTATTTGGTTCACGATAACCAAGTATATGGGTTAACGACCGGTCAGGTCACGCCAACTTCTGAAAAAGGCATGAAAGGCAAATCCACGCCCCAAGGGTTGATTGAAACGCCGTTGAATCCTTTACAAACTGCGATTGTCGCTGGCGCGACTTTTGTCGCCCGGACCTACACTGGTAATATAGCGCACGAAGTAGAAATTATGAAAGCGGCGATGTCACATAAAGGTTTTGCCGTAGTTGATATTTTTCAACCGTGTGTGACTTACAATAAAATTAATACAAATCAGTTTTTTCAGCAACGTACATATGAATTAGGCGACGATTGGGATCCAAGCGATAAAAATAAAGCCCTCATCAAAGCCGGAGAAGTTGGAGAGAAAATTCCGCTCGGTATATTTTTCAGAGAAGAGCGGCAAACGTACGAAGAGTCATTATCACAAATCCAAAAGAAAACGTTACTGGAGCAAAAAGACGATATTCCAAATATTTCTCAATTTTACCAAGTTTTCAAATAA